From Heteronotia binoei isolate CCM8104 ecotype False Entrance Well chromosome 17, APGP_CSIRO_Hbin_v1, whole genome shotgun sequence, one genomic window encodes:
- the LOC132585813 gene encoding LOW QUALITY PROTEIN: chemerin-like receptor 1 (The sequence of the model RefSeq protein was modified relative to this genomic sequence to represent the inferred CDS: inserted 2 bases in 1 codon), giving the protein MHNTRKLAERAAHLLRGHLHILVFLLGIIGKHSLVIFITGFRMNKMVNTIWFLNLAISDFILISLLPLSITHLALNYCWPFREALCTINSAVTFVNLHASVYFLTVISVDHCTPVVFPVWARNHWTPRWASFVALGVWILTLTLGFPKLHFRKVTNESCCIKGFSGDEEEAKIIHXVISQFILSFAIPLSVTTVCYMAIVLRLRRDRLTPSSKPFKVITVAFFICWFPCQLFVLLESGSKGSKMFWVFKNFYPLTYSLVFINSCLNPILYVLMGHDVQMGLKCSILTMFLNALSEETSQSTKQGRVTDTSHSSMNISRLDVLSPTAERQKGVMDMNG; this is encoded by the exons ATGCACAATACAAGAAAACTTGCAGAACGGGCTGCGCATCTTCTCCGCGGTCATCTACACATCCTTGTCTTCTTATTGGGCATCATTGGAAAACATAGTCTGGTCATTTTCATCACCGGTTTCCGTATGAACAAGATGGTCAACACTATCTGGTTCCTCAACTTGGCCATTTCTGATTTCATCTTAATTTCCTTGCTGCCCCTGAGCATTACCCACCTAGCTCTCAACTATTGCTGGCCTTTCAGGGAGGCCTTGTGCACAATCAACAGTGCTGTGACCTTCGTCAACCTACATGCAAGCGTCTACTTCCTCACGGTCATTAGCGTAGACCATTGTACTCCTGTTGTATTCCCTGTGTGGGCTCGGAATCACTGGACCCCCCGCTGGGCTTCTTTTGTGGCTTTGGGTGTTTGGATTCTGACTCTGACCCTGGGCTTTCCAAAGCTCCATTTCAGGAAGGTCACAAATGAGTCCTGCTGCATTAAGGGATTCAGCGGTGATGAGGAAGAAGCAAAAATCATCCA GGTGATCAGCCAGTTCATCTTAAGCTTTGCCATCCCGTTAAGCGTCACCACTGTATGCTACATGGCGATTGTTCTGAGGCTGAGGAGAGATCGCTTAACCCCGTCAAGTAAGCCCTTCAAGGTCATCACCGTTGCCTTTTTCATCTGTTGGTTCCCTTGCCAACTCTTTGTTCTCCTTGAGTCAGGCAGCAAAGGCTCCAAGATGTTTTGGGTATTCAAAAATTTTTACCCGTTAACGTACAGTTTGGTCTTCATTAACAGCTGCCTCAACCCCATCCTGTATGTATTAATGGGGCATGATGTTCAGATGGGGCTGAAATGCTCCATCCTCACAATGTTTCTAAATGCCTTGTCTGAAGAGACCAGCCAGAGCACCAAGCAAGGAAGGGTGACTGATACGAGCCATAGCAGTATGAATATTTCCAGGCTAGACGTTTTATCACCAACTGCAGAGAGACAGAAGGGAGTAATGGACATGAATGGATAA